GTCTTATAATTCCGATCGGAGGTGCACAACCTTATCGTCactgatttaaataaaataaaagaattgctGCCTTCCAATTGCGATTAAATACACcgaaaaaatattggaattgTTCGAAACGCTTAAAATTTACAAGTGATTTTTTTGTggagtttaaaaaagaagtacaATGGAAGCTGACGCGAGTTGTATATCGGTATCGCTGTCGAAGGTTCTGGTTAACGTTCCGCGGTAGTTTCAAGCTACAAATGTAATCAAATCCAATGAAGACTTACGCATAAACCAAACAAGATATATTTAGCTGGTAGCAAAATGTGAGAGATCCACgctataattttttcaaattataaaaagagcTCGTTTGAGTTTTtcacacgttgactgccagataaatattcttgaaaatttctgctaggattaaatattatttgaactatttgaaactacataatcaaacgtttatcgtggtatttatttttgtaacttcatcaaaattcatgaatttcattcaatttcatttcctttcatgCTCGACtttcaacattaatttttttacttcttcagtgaaaaccactgtcacccatatatgggtgacgtgacgatcaacgtgttaatgcaTGTAACTCGATTAGAATGTTTTATATCCAGTTAGCAACatatgattaatttttaatattttcctacAATACATGAGTTTATacgatacatttaaataacttgctattattttagaataatgtTGAATGAATCTATTTGAACTacacattatttataatataaaaacaatgtaGATATACTGTAGATACCAAAGGTAATTAATATAGCAATTATGTTAAAGTTACTGACTGTTTGGGACATGTGATTtgtgttgaatttaaaatttccaataGTGTATCTACTACATCTAGATACCACGTCTGTCAATTCTATAAAATAGTATTCGCGCGAATTAGCACGTTCACTCCCAGACtaaaactcttgaaaattcctactgtgtttaaattttgtctaCAGAGTATTAAAAGCtacgtaatgaaacatttattccgGTATctagttttgtaacttcatcaaagtTCGAGTATTTCATTTGGattcattttctgtgacacttaactttcagaattaattttcctagtttttcagtgaaaagcactgtcacccatggttgatcaacgtgttaaaagggTAATAGGCTCGAAGTATGAGATGCGActggaaaaagttgtttggaATTCGCGGAAACTTAGAGCCAACCGACGATCCTTCAAATCACGCGTAGGCGTTGATATTGTGACAATGAGTTCAACGCGGCCTTCGTTTCTGGTCGTCAATTGAAAGCAGCAAAGGCAACGTATAAATAGATTTTATCATCCGCGTTTGTCATAAGAAGTACCAACACGCGTAAGGGAGTGAGTAAAGCGAATTGCTTGCTCGCAATACGCATCCGAGTTGTTACGGAACATTCGTAAAGAATCATGATTTCCAAGTATCTGGGTTATCGCTTCGTTGCTCCTATTAAGGTCTCCGAGATTTATCACTGGTCACGTTGAACCAAACGGAATCGGTCGTTCGTGCACGGTCGCATTGCtgtacacattttaaaaattaaaccgTGGCGATCCTACGCGCGAATCGTTTATGCCAAACGATCGCCAATTGAGCGTCCCATTTATCAGTAGAATTTCCAAGCTAGTCAATTTAACCCGTGGATTTAAGGAGACAATCTAGTTGGACATTCTTATTGGCAGTTTTTCGAAGTGGAaacctttaaaaatttacCTATCGAAGGATTTTGTCGAATTCGGAAAATTAACGGAGTTAGGGACGTCTAGAGAGAACTTTATGCAAGATTAGGCAAGAACTTACTTCAACTTAAATAACTTCTAAACCAGTTGTTATTGTACTTGAAATTTCTTAATAGAAAAGTTGCATTATTATTAtggaaagaatatatataaggttgtatttttaaaatatcgaaggTGACCttgatattttcgttaaaaaatatgcTGGTGATGAAGCAATTCATAAATCGTATGCACGAAACGATGCAACTTTTACATGAAGAAATTATGTGTacaattactttaaaattaatgtaaggTGGTCAAAGTTATTTGTATGAGTGTACGTACTTGGTAtgcaaaatatgaataaatatatgggCATTACCCCATAAAAAAGATCCAAAAGAAAACCTGAATATTGACATTTTAGACAAGAATACCTCTCCCTAATACAATTGAAATACGtgtcatttaatataaatataactttatGTACAATTTAATTCTTACTCTAATAATACTACCCTAATCTtactctataaaaaaaatctgaaagaaAACCTGAAAATTGACATTTTAGACAAGAATACCTCTTCccaatacaattaaaatatgtgcaatctaatataaatataactttatGTACAACTTAATCCAATATCAGAGCAATCTAATATCCGAATAAAATACTGTTCCCCTCCGCCGCTGGGAAAGTTTATAAAATGTCGACGCGGGCAACTAAAGTCAGCTAAGATAACGCGTCGACGCGACGTCGTTTCACGCTTGTGTTCAAAcggtaaaaagaaatagaaaagaacgaatagtaaagtaaaaaaacgTATACTGTAGcttaaaatcgattttgtcTGTCGTAGAAATCGCAATGCGGACGAAACTGCAGCTCCTTTTATTCGCGTTGCTGTTGCTGGGCCTTTTCCTGGACACATCGGCACAGGTAAGGCAAAACTACGATTACTAGATCGATactaacattatttaaaaatcctgTATTCTATCACCGATTGTTTTTGTCCGAGCTAGTGTTTATAAAGATCGAGAATGATGTGGTCAAAGTAATTCTCGTATTGTTTCGAGTAATTCAGtgttgtctcgaaataagcaacgtGGTCGGGACCGgagagttgcttatttcgaggtaGGTATGGTATTCGGGTTGACTTTGTTCTCGAGCGGGCGACTTTAAACAAAAAGGTTGAAAAACAGTTGcctatttcgagacaatactgtacacgttatatacgtataaacgtttttctaaatttctgaCGAGAAAGCAACTAAAAGCAAAAACTACGTGAATGGCTGCAATCTACATGCTTCCTAAAAACAAATGGTGCAAAGTTTTTTCTGGGCGAATATAGgcgatttttataattaaataaaacgtttgtAACTTCTACAACGAAATGTGACAATGTTctattgtacatttaaatcatctttctgtttattttagaattattgcAACCCCAACATTAGATATTGCACACGTTCTTTTGGTAAAGACATATAATACAAGAATtacaatgtaaattaaaaaaaaagataaatagataCGTAAAAGTACTGTGAAACATAATTGTCAAATGTTTAaagattcattaaaatgtatttatattttcataccaCGAATATGCTTCTTTTAGGAGGGACTGTACAAAATCATTTGTACTgcgtttaatttcgattatttttacttgcaAAAAATTGTGCACGTTCTTAAATGTGCATAAATATATGTGCAAAgctgtttatacaaattttgataattctTACTTGCAAAAAATTGTGCACGTTCTTAAATGTGCATAAATATATGTGCNNNNNNNNNNCTTGCAAAAAATTGTGCACGTTCTTAAATGTGCATAAATATATGTGCGAAGCTGTTTAcacaaattttgataattctTACTTGCAAAGAATTGTGCACGTTCttaaatgtgaataaatatgtgtgcaaaactctttataaatattccttataaattaataaaaaaaagatccTCAAAAAGAACTCAAAATTAACGGTCTACGCTAGAGTATCTCCTCAATTTCAATCGTAAAGGTATAATAGAGAAATGTACGCTATAGGGAAACTGCTTAAAAGCTGATCGAGCTGTTGTATAGAGAAATAACGTTACAAGCCTTCCCCGTTACAGAGAAACCGCGTTGTAAGTATATCGCGTTACAGGAgttccttttcaatttttgcgcCGCATAATATGAAAACCGCGTTCTGAGGGTGCCGCGTTATAAGAGGATTTGCCGTACAGGAAACGTACCTCTGGTAATACCTAAAGCACTGTTACCGTATCGCTAAACATGGACGCTTGCTGAAATAGTAAAACGTGGCGGCGAGCGATAGATAATTCAGGACGCGGCGTTCGCTCGtccgttttcttttcattagGATTATGACACGGTGTAATTTGCATGAACCGATACCGTTGCTAGTAAGTGGCCAGCAACgtttattcgtaaaataaacgagGCTGTTACGTACGGGCTGTTTGCTATTATCGATTTCCAGCGACGAAGAAAACTTCGCCGTCGTACGACCACGTCGACGGAAGCCAGCGTCCAAGATGAGGTCATGAACATGCTTGAGGCTGACGAAATTGCCGAGGAGGCAGCGCAGGACGCTGAGGTCACCGTCGAAGATGACAGGAACGAGGCCGGATCGAAGCAGAGCTTGCTCCGTATGGACCCGTGCTTGGAGAAACACTGTGGCGCAGGACGAGTTTGCAAGGTTCGTTACGGAAAACGAAATGATTTCTTATCGCGGTGAGATGAGCTTGCCTAGGTCTTTGTTTGAAATAGGTACAGTAGTCGATTATCCTCATTGATTGCTTTATTACTGGattacattataaatgttGTTATGCCGGGGGTTTTGGAgcacgagaattcattttaattaaatataaagtttattaaaaaactataacttttaaacaatataacgATAATCTTGGAGACTGGTAACGGAACGTCTTCTCTCTTTGAGTTCTCAAATCGctctcttctattttaaaagtttgccgctTCCTGGCAACCGGAAGCGCAGGAACTCGTTTCCGCAACTTCACATCGTCGCAACATCTTTACACTGTCGCGACGATGTAACTCTCGGAGCTGTAGTGCGGCATCTTCATACCGTCGCAACAATATGTTGACTTTCTATGGATGAATGTATACGCGATTCGAAGTTTGAGTCTAATTCTCGAAAACGGGGGGTCCCAGAATTAGAATAGTGTAAAAATCGAGAATAGGAGGGGGGTAGtcgagacgattctgaacgacaatttcttttgaaaaaatgtcggatggtgcttcgtttttgaattattaacaaaaaaccaagGACCAATCGTAGCTCCCGAATAGTGAGCGCTCAGACGCGAGAGGCTGGCTCGAGGCTTCTGGGTTACGCCTATGCTCTGAGCGCacgctactcgggcgctgtgattggtcgatggttttttgttgataattcaaaaacgaagcatcgTACAagatttttgcaaaggaaattgttgtttaaaATAGTGACAACTATCCCCTATTTTCgattcttacactaattctggatCACCCTGAATACAACTCTTGACTGTCTTTAGTTCGTGTCCTTTCCATAGCCATTTAGTTTTCTTCGTCCTACCTCCTCCTTTCCTGAAGATCATTTTGTTTTGTCAATGTTCAAAACCAGGCTTCTTTTACACTCGAGGAAAAATGTCGACGACGATATATCGTTGTAAATGAATTCTGGAAGAGTTTAGTAACCCGGAATTCTTCATATTTCTGGCGTGGACGTTGCATTATAATTCCAATGTGAATAATTCGATTGGCTAGTAATGTATAACTAAGTAACAAGAGTACTGTCTtctaatattgtaataaacaatatacgtatgtataatattcaaagaattaaACATACGTTCTCCGTattttgtattgtatataCCAGCAATGCAACTAGCTTCTTTAAGAGTCATACGTCACACTGGTATCATTTGACTCCTGAAGAAGGCAactataatattaggttgtcccgaaagtttctttcgcgagttgcactcaattatttgacgtggtcgtgtttatataaatagacaatctaatttcatagatattcatgttgtaacagtaatggagcaaaatgagtcgtgcacaattcagtaatgtaacatgaaacataaaatattgtgcatctattacttattaataaagcgaaagaaacttttgggacaacctaatataatactGACGAAACGATACAGGTCACACTCGGAAGCCTCGGTTAATATAAACTACGAAGAAGATGTGATTGAAAGGCACAAGTATCTGAAAGAATCTTCCTTACAACTCTTCGCGCAATTCTTTCAAAACGGAAGTACGTACTCGTTCTCTGCAATAATTACAACAATTTCAGATCGTCAACGAGGAGAGCGCTGAATGCGTTTGTGTCGATGTCTGCGACGAAGAAGTCGATCCTAGACGAAAGGTTTGCACCAATTACAACGAAACGTACGGTAGCGACTGCCAGGTTTACCAGGCTCGATGTTTCTGTGAAACTGGCGACGCCAGGTGCGCTGGACCTGACAATCAACACGTTCACATAGAATACTATGGTGAATGCAGACAAATGCCTGTAAGTAATCATCAACTTCGATAACTGATTTAcgcgatttaaaataaaaatgaaactcaaAATTACAGTTCCATTACTTGTTCATCTTCGAAATTATtctaatagaataaataacatgatatttcattacaaaacTATTTACTTACTCATAATGTACGAGTAAAAAACATTGCAcgatacataaaaaattaagcaaATGGTGAGACAGTTTTCAATTCA
This portion of the Hylaeus volcanicus isolate JK05 chromosome 4, UHH_iyHylVolc1.0_haploid, whole genome shotgun sequence genome encodes:
- the LOC128875271 gene encoding SPARC; the protein is MRTKLQLLLFALLLLGLFLDTSAQRRRKLRRRTTTSTEASVQDEVMNMLEADEIAEEAAQDAEVTVEDDRNEAGSKQSLLRMDPCLEKHCGAGRVCKIVNEESAECVCVDVCDEEVDPRRKVCTNYNETYGSDCQVYQARCFCETGDARCAGPDNQHVHIEYYGECRQMPMCKEEDMADFPRRMRDWLFNIMRDLADRQELPSHYLKMQREAETNHTLRWTNAAIWKWCDLDGHPHDRAVSRHELFPIRAPLMALEHCIAPFLDSCDINNDHKITLIEWGKCLELDEDDLDDKCGELAEAANSDQ